A genomic window from Lotus japonicus ecotype B-129 chromosome 1, LjGifu_v1.2 includes:
- the LOC130732479 gene encoding putative lipid-binding protein At4g00165, which translates to MNLSGSKVFSTLILVNFLFFSCVAASKLPCPPKQQQAKCPKDTLKFGVCGSWLGLVTEVIGTKPSEECCSLLKGLADLEAAFCLCTAIKASVLGIVKLNVPVAVSLLVNACGKNVPEGFTCA; encoded by the coding sequence ATGAATCTTTCGGGTTCAAAGGTGTTTTCCACTCTCATACTTGttaatttccttttcttctctTGTGTTGCAGCTAGTAAGCTCCCGTGCCCACCGAAGCAGCAGCAAGCCAAATGCCCCAAAGATACACTCAAGTTTGGTGTTTGTGGAAGTTGGTTAGGCCTGGTCACTGAAGTCATTGGGACTAAACCAAGTGAGGAGTGTTGTTCCTTGCTGAAAGGCCTCGCAGATCTTGAAGCAGCATTTTGTCTGTGCACCGCAATTAAGGCCAGCGTGCTGGGAATTGTCAAGCTCAACGTGCCTGTTGCTGTTAGTTTGCTTGTTAATGCTTGTGGGAAGAATGTACCAGAGGGATTTACTTGTGCTTAG